The sequence TCTTATCAGTGTACTTAATAACATAGTGATCCTTACTATTGTCTCTCAGTGATAAAGGGTTAGCAGATATTTCACCAGTTGCCTCCTGCTCAAAACCCTTCGGGAAAGCATTCTTGCTACCATTAGACATCAGTCTGAAAACCCTACTCCTTTTTATTCCATCCAGCTCCATCACTACTTGAGACATGTttcattcaacaacagtgctggggacaAGATCTCCTTTGATAATAATGGGCAGTTACTAGCTGGATTCGATGTCATCAACTGGGTGGTTTCATCCAACCAATcttttcacagaataaaaattgGGAGGATGGATCTGCAAGTTCCTCCAGATGAAGCATTCACCATCAATGAAGAGGCCATAACGTGGCATTACTGGTTTAACCAGGTAGGATCCAATCAGAGATTTAGGGTGGAAGTGTTTTAGAGAATAGTGTCAGTAACTGTATCTTTTCAAAACTGTCACCAAACATATAAGAGCCCAGACTAAAGATTAATGTTAGTATTCTCTCAAAGTACAACCTAGTTCTTTAACGAACAATCATGTTAATGATGCATCTGTTTCCAGTGTTGCTGTTAGCCTCATTCCTAAGCTTATCATACAAAGCTACCAGGAGGTCTTTAAAGCCTTCCTTCTGTGTGTCTATGATGGAATGGAATTTGTACTTTAATTTGCATGTAAGGTGCGGTGCATATGTGCTTGAAATTCCTTAACATTGCAAAAAGAAGTGGAAAGGCCCACAAAATTTAAAGATTCCAAGCTCataattttgctttcttttttatggATTAGGCCCAGCCACTTTCTACATGCAGTGAGAGCTGCCATCCTGGTTCTAGCAAGAAAGTGAAAGAAGGGAAACCATTTTGCTGCTACAattgcatcccatgtccagaagggaaaatATCAGACAAGGAGGGTAAGTAAGTATACCTGATGCTACTGGGTGTTTTCTGTTCTCAGTATTCAAATTTGATTTGTGTAGGGACACATTTTTACAATCAGGCTACTCCAAGCTTGATGTTTTCCCCTTGTAAATTCCGGTTTAATTTATATGGGATTGATCCAATATGGTGAGGAAAATCAGGCTCCAAACTGCTTCACTTGGGTCACAGACTATTTGTTTTCATGGTTTGGTGATGAGTGGATATGTTGTCACTTTCTGTTACTCCTCTTTCCACACCCATTATTCGTTAGTGCTTTCATTTGGTTTCTAGTCATTCTCAAAACTATTTCTGGTGTGCTTCTGAATGGAACTAGTGGTGTATTTTTTTTGTTGGTCCCTCAGATTTACACAGAACCAGAAAACTGCACATGCAAACCACAAAAAAAAATCCTCTACAGTCTATTACAAGGCATGTTAAAATTAAAAATGTAAGCTGATAATTTAAAGTTGATTTCTTTTCTATTCTGCCTGTGCTCCTATTTCCAGTGTTCCTGAATATATTGCCTATGAGCTCTCATAATTATGAAAAACCAGAAATCTCCAGAAACAAACTACAGTTAAATATCTTATTTAATGTGGTATGCTTGTGCAGGTTTCTGGTTTTGTTCAAttctgagggttgttttttttaaaaaaaccaatacaactaTTTGTGCACATGCCCTGTTGGTACTGATTTACCATAAGTAACTTAAGGGATTGGAAAGTTGGGATAAACATAAGAGGAACACCTACTGGTATGAATAGGAAAACCACAGATGTAGGGGTCAACTTATACAACTGTGAAAGGAACCATTTAGGCATATTATTAAGGTTTTATGTAAGATCAATACCATAGTCCTTTTCACACATTACTGGTGTGTGAGGTTCTATTTCACACATGAATTCTAAATCATGCTATGATCAACATAGTGGGAGCAAAAGACAGTGTTACTTTGCAGCTGTGATTATATGTACAGCcctacaaatatattttttacatTAGACCTCAACACTCAGGTAATGCAGAAAGAAGGCTTATGTCTTTTCCTGTTTCAGATATGAATGACTGTATTAAATGCACAGATGAGAAGTACCCAAGTAAGAATCAGGATACATGCATTCCCAAGACTGTAACCTTcttgtcttatgaagaacctttggggctcaGTTTAGGCTGCAttgctctttccttttctttgatcaCAGCCCTGGTGCTGGGGACATTTATGAAGCACCATGGCACTCCCATCGTCGTTGCCAACAACAGGGACCTCACCTACACCCTCctcgtctccctcctgctctgcttcctttccgCATTGTTGTTCATTGCCAAGCCTCAGAAGTTGACGTGTCTCCTCCAACAAGCtgtttttggcatcatcttctcagtggctgtttcttgtgtgttggcaaaaaccatcaccgtAGTTCTAGCTTTCATGGCAACCAAGCCAGGATCGAGAATgaggaggtgggtggggaaaaaGCTGGCCACCTgcattgttctttccttttcccttattCAAACTGGCATTTGTACTGTGTGGGTGGTGACCTCTCCCCCATTCCAAGACGTAGACATGCACTCAATGGTTGAAGAAATTGTACTGAAATGTAATGAAGGTTCTGTGACCATGTTTTACATTGTCCTGGGCTATATGGTCTTCCTGGCAATTGCCAGCTTCACAGTGGCTTTCTTTGCCAGGAAACTACCTgatagttttaatgaagccaagttcatcactttcagcatgttggtcttctgcagtgtgtgGCTATCCTTTGTGCCAACTTACCTCAGcacaaaggggaaatacatggttattgtggagatcttctctatcttagcTTCCTGTGCTGgccttctgggctgcatcttttcCCACAAATGTTACATTATTGTGTTTAAACCTGAGTTGAACAACAGAGAACAGCTCATAAGGGTTAAACATGGAAGAATTTAATAAATCTCTTTCCTTAACTGTAATTTGCAATCTGGACTTATCTTTGTTTGTTCaagtatttgtttttgtttttgttgttactcAGATATTGTAGTGATGACATGGTGTTTATTATTATGTTGTACACAGCCTTGGTAGTTTATGGTATTGTATGTGGCATGCTTAAATGGTTATAATAATAGAAAAATCAATCTTGAGCAGCTAatgtggaagtcctgggctgtccagatgacaagaccccctcttggccttgctgaggtaatacaaaggaaagcaaaacaatatacttggcaccagtttggctgcaggaattgccagaaggaaaTGTCTTCCCTCCCCCAAATGTAATGTTATTGTGTTGAAGCCTGAGCTGAACAGCCAGAAACAGTTTACTAAGTAAAAACATGGAAGAATTTGAATACCCCTGTCTTTTATGATGATTTGAAAGCTGGATATGTGTGTTTGATCtgcaatatatttgtaaatgtttttcCCACATAAAGTTTTTTATACAACTCCCCCTTGCTGAAAACTTGAATTGGAAAATTGAATCAATATTTCCCTACAGGCAGGCTCAGCACTTGTCGCTAGCAAGTTCTGGATCTGCTTGCAGGTCTCAGTGGCTTTGTGACATCAGCACCCTTTTTGTTGGTCACCTGTGCAGCTGTTTGGGCACTGCAAATACTGCAGTTCTGCTTTTGAACAGGAACCAACCTCAGCTCCCATGTAAGTATACTCTTGGCAACTAGGACGGAATAGCATTGCTGATCATTCAGGAGTGCAAGTGGGAGCCagtggtgggagagagaaatgtcACGTAATACAATTCACACCAAGTAGAAGCATAAGGCACGGAACTGTTTTTGATTGACAATCCTGTGCTTTTAATTGTTTCACATTAGTTTATGATGCAACATGTGCATGCTATTGAGCATTTTCATATAAATATAGTTATAGGTAGTAGGGTTTATTGGGAACCCTGCAAGACAAAAAACCTATGAGCACATTAGTATTGCAGAAGCACAGCAAGAATATTAGGCAATAAAACCTATATCAGAGAACTGAATGGGGCTGGGATTCCATGTGGACATATTGGGCTGCTTTAGTGCTAGCGAATAATGCAATACCTATAGGAAGATATGTGCAGTCAGTCCCTGTTtacctctctcaccccccccccaacatcagcACTGTGATATACGTCAAAGTGTGCTCAACTGGGAGAGGGGATTTTACCCTCCCTTTCCAATAATTTAAAAAGAGGTGGTTTGCTCCCTTCCCTTCTTTGTAGGGACAGGAGGGGACAGGGAGACATAAGCAAGTAATTGCTGTGATATGTGGTGATGTACCAACAGTGGGTGGGGAATGAGTTCATGTCTCTTTGCACAGACTACAACACTCAATGTTGTTTTTTCAAGTAGGCCTGCATTGTCATCAAGCTTCTGTAATTTGTTTTATTGTTCCAGATTGCAGCCTAATATTTCTGGCGTCCCCCTTCTTTGTTATTCATTCCAAACATAATCATCAATTTCTTCCAAGCTAATCATGAGTGAAAACTTTTGTTCAGCTGTGAAAAACATGTTTTCTTCAGCATTCCATAGGGAATCCTCATATCTGAATGTCTGATTTCCTTCTTCTTCAGTTATCGGAAGCATTGCAATATTAATCTCTGGTGGAGTTTCAGTGGCCACGAGTAAAATAAACCTCAATGATTAAGAAGAATGTTATAAATATGCCTGGTACTATTTAGAGATAAGAGTAGGAACTGGAATAAGGCCAGGATCTAAAGGTTTATTCTCTGATACTTTTGCATTACATGATTCAAGATTTAGATCTGTGAACAAACTACCATTAGAGGAATCTCTAAGCATAGACACTCTGAGTTTAGAAAATCTGCATGTAGAGGGGGAAGTTGCCCTTCTACTGAAGAAGATGGTTGTTTTAGTGGTCTTGTTCATAGTATTCTTTTCTCAGATGCTATGCAAAGCTCATACTGTGAAATGTAAGGTTCGTGATCCACATTATCCACAACACATGTACCATCAGCCAGGAGACTTTATCATTGGTGGCATTGCAACTTATGGTGTTTTCATGAATGATTTATTATCTTTCACTGAAGATCCCCCACCAGGACTGCTTGATAGCTTTGTGTAAGGACGGGAAAATTTGCTTATATTTTTATCCTTGTGTTTTGTACCTGGCAAGACAAACTCTAACAGTTTATTCTGAAAACAATGGGCAATGATGATTTATTATCCACCCTTccccataaggtcccagggcaggtcacaatAATCCAAAAACACATTCTTAAAAACAACTAAAACAGATCATGATCATGAGTGAAAGTAGAAGGAAATAAACACTTATTTTCTGCACAGGAGAAAGTCAGGGTGAAATGTATTTAAgcctttatattttatttcacttCTACATTTTCTTTCTCCTCATTTCAGTTATTTCTTCTACTGATTCTGTGTTGCTCAGAGGTTGTCTGTGGTTTCTCTTAAGGCTCTGAATTCTTGCAACATTTGTTTCTTTGTACATAGGACGTGCATTTTAACATTATGGGAATCATTCCAACCACAAGTTTCACAACCACCTTCATATATTCCTGATTCTTGGTCTTAAAACATATCCTCTTTTGCTGGCTATATTACATTTCCTTTTCTGGTATAATTCTGTTTCCCCAAAAATGTCTTCGTAAGAAAGTAGGTGATAGAGACATATAATGTAAAATGAGAATTTGGAATAcatgtatgtgtgtattaatATTTGAATGTTCCTGGCTCCTATTAGTAAACTCAAATTTATATTCTCACTCATATTAGCATACATTCCCTACGTACCAATCAGTTGTGTTCTTAAGCTGAGCTCTGAAAATGTTAGGCTGTGTCTCTGCTGAGTTCAGCCTTGTAGCCATTTGAAGGATACTCGTCAGCTCTCTGAGTTGAAGAACCTTCATTCTTCAAGTGACACTGGAAAACAGATGAGCTTAATTTCTCCAGATAAATACAGCATATGCCTTAGTCTGTgcctggttcattttgcataggcaCCACAAGCACACCCATCAATTTGGACTGTTAGCAGCTGCAGTAAGAATAAATCACCAGAACATAAAACAATGTCCTGTTgattgttaaattgtttttattttattttattttaatatcgTTATTATATCATTCCCACTCTGAGATTGCTCTTGGTAATGAAGGGGGGGATGCAAATGGAACTTCAAACGCTATGTCTATCTGTGGCACAGCCTCATAAATAACTTTGTCCTAGGTAAAACCATCCCCTCTGGAGGCAGAACCTATAAGTTCCCTCTCATGGATCCTTGTTCAGGTGGATAGGTATAAAAGGTCTCCATTGCTAATCTTTAACTACTAGCTGCCGGGAATAGAAGTTCTATGATGAATAATATAATGAAGAAGGTGCAGGACACAGTGGAATTAGCTTTATTTTTTGATGCAGAATGCAACTATTTTTATAGTGTAGTGACAAAGAATTACCAGCACATCTTGGCCTTGGCGTATGCAGTAAAGGAGATAAATGAAAACCCTCAGATACTACCGAATGTCACTTtgggcttccacatctatgacagctatttcAATTCCAAGAAGACCTATCATGCCACAATGCTACTTATGTCCACACCAGAGAGGTTTGTTCCCAACTACATATGTGGCATCCAAAGTAATCTAACAGCAGTGATCGGGGGACTGGACTACCGAATTTCTGGTCTTGTGGCAGATATCTTGCATATATATAAGGTTCCACAGGTAGGGATTATGTGCCTATATGGATGTGCAGATGATGGGATTTAATCCTTTTAAATGCCCCTCAGATCCTTGAATTTCAAATAATATGATGGGTGAGATACATAAGCCTTATAGCATGTCTACAAAAAAGTAACATTTATGTCTTTATTGATGTTCAAATAATTTTTATCCATTTATCTCCCTTTTATGAATGGGAGCTTATTCCATAAGGCCAATGGTATCCTAACACAATTAAAATAATGGTAAAGACCCaaaccattcttcttcttcttcttctttattgaatttatatactgccctatacccaggggtctcatataaaacatattttaaaagttcaGATTAAAATATCAGTACAATCAAACATatgtagttgtgtgtgtgtttattgtgtgtgtctgcatgcaTACACATGGATGCAcatatatgtttattttatttgtggctTAGGTCATTGTAACTATAACAGATTTCCTGGGTTATATCCAACACTAGTCATAGTCAGAGCAAAGTAACTGAAATCAATGGTTTTAAGCTGATTTCAACATGGCTTATCAATGGTTATCACACCTTCTCCATTTTAAATTTACTATTATTCTTTTAGAAAATATAGAAAATAATATATCATAGAAAATGAATCAAATGCTTTAACTGGTGCATAATTTAGTTACTGCATAAGTAACTAAGTGTAAAGCTATGTGATTGAAAAAGCAGAGTCTCTGTGCAATGTCAATATTAATATCCCATTCAGTGTTTGAAGCCTTTAACATTCTTAATCTATGGGCATAAAACACTGAAAGAATAGGAAGGTGGGCTTTAAGACTTATATAGCCATAGCACTTAATATAGACATTCATTGTACAAGTAAATCACAATGTATGTCTGACTTTAGCTCAATCACCTTTAGGCACTTGGAccatagacagacagacacacacacacacacacacacacacacacacaattaaaaaggGAGTAGAAAGGGGCTGGGGTTCTGGGGAAAATGACTTTTGCATTGCCACTTGCCACAGACCCCAATGTGTTTTAACTATGCACATTTTTGGCTTTATAAGCATGACCCATTATGTAACCCGCGtgtaagataaataaaataaaataaaataaaggtacaTAAGGAGAgtcttgctagatcagaccatggacctctctctcacacagaagaGCACAAGCATGACTGCAATATCTTGTGTTATAGGAGATCTAGTATACCTGGAAGAAGTATTTCTTTACTGATCTTCTAATTCAAAACGTAATGTGAGAAGCCATTTGAATATCCTCTCTTCTGAGTTTACACCACACATCATCAAACAACGAAGGAAGCTCTAGATATGACCCAAACTGAAATTTGGTTCATTTTAAAGTGTACATCGTTACACCCATACACATCTAATCTTTCTTGAAAATGTTTTGCCTCTGACTGCTAAGGTCAAATATTTGTGACAGAGAGGAAGTTTGGAGAGAAACAGTCCCCACTGATGTTTCTACCCCCAATATAAACCAACTTGACAACCTTAGCATAAAAATGAAGCATCCCATCTTTAACATATTGTAATAATATTCCCATGTCTGTTGCAAACAGTGTATCTTAATGCATTTTGTAATCTGAGTTCTTCAATATACTGTTTAAACGTGACTACTAGTGTTACTCTTCTCAAATTTCCCCTTAGCTTCTCTATGGCTCTGCTCCAGAGATGGAAGATAAAACCACAGGAGCTTCCTTCTACAAAATGACCCCTGAGGAAACCCTTCAGTACACAGGGATTCTTTCTTTATtactgcatttcaggtggacatGGATTGTAATCGCTGCAATGGATAATGATAATGGAGAAAGGTTTCTGCAAATTGCAGTTCCACTGTTTTCCCAGAATGGTATATGTTTTGCCTCCATTGAAAGAGTTCCTATGAAAATTGCACTCACTGAACTTAATGACCTGCTAACATGGGGAGCAAAAATACGTGACAAACTCATGGATAGTAAAACCAATGTAGTAGTGTTCTATGGAGACTGTAACTCCATGGTATATTTAAGATGGCTCCCATATTTATCGGAACAGAAAAATGCAACAAATTTACTAAGTGGTAAAGTATGGATTATGACAGCCCAGATGGAACTCACATCATTTCTCTATCAAAGAGACTGGGACACAGGAATAATCCATGGTTCTCTCGCCTTCACAATTCACAGCAGTGAACTACCAGAATTCAAGCCATATATTGAGAGCAAAAATCCTTCTAGCACAGAAGGTGATGGTTTTATCAGGGACTTCTGGCAGCAGGCCTTTGCCTGTGTATTCCCAAACACTGAGGCAGATGGGAATATTTGCACAGGGGAAGAGAATATTGACAGTCTTCCGGCACCATTTTTTGAAACAAGCAtaactggccacagctacaacatctacaatgctgtccATGCTGTGGCCCATGCTTTACATGCCATGACCTCATACAGAGTCAAATACAGCAAAAGAGCACAGGAGGGACGACTGAAGCCTCAGAAACAACAGGTGTGGCAGGTACTGTCCTCCTGAATATGCTCCTATGGCAATGTATAATATTTTAGATATTGAAATAGGGCCTACCCAGTATAGTAATTTATCTCCCAAACTTTTCTTGTGCACACATTTACTTTCTCCCTCATCTCCAAACACTCAAGAAACTCCTCTCTTTTCACCCCTCACCTGATTCCCTTGTTGAAACTCTGTCCTCCAGCCACTCCCCATACTGCCCCTACCCCATACTTTCCTTCAGTCTTTTAATGtattagttcaggggtcagcaaactttttcagcagggggccagtccactgtccctcagaccttgtagggggctgaACTATACTTTTTCGGGGGGGATGAACAGATTCctatgacccagagatgcattttaaataaaagca comes from Podarcis raffonei isolate rPodRaf1 chromosome 13, rPodRaf1.pri, whole genome shotgun sequence and encodes:
- the LOC128398861 gene encoding vomeronasal type-2 receptor 26-like encodes the protein MYRQDFLHSEYDSFSGLNAGNDSAQENNFIKNVVSKNYQHILALAFAVKEVNNNPQILPNVTLGFHIYDSYFNEKLTYHATMLLLSSLERFFPNYVCDIQHNLTAVIGGLDSEISVVVANILDIYKIPQLVYGSNPVMNDKTPGLDFYQMTPQETLQYTGILSLLLHFRWVWIGVVVADTDNGERCLRIIIPLFSQSGVCFAFIERIPMLISFNEIDENLERGGKLHNEIMNSKANIVVFYGESNAMMYLRWFPYLSKQECETSIPRGKVWILTAQMELTSTVHQRNFVTEIIHGTLAFKIHSNDVPGFQSFIESRNPSIPKGDGFIRDFWQQAFGCTLSKTDVGNVDGYICTTEEKLENLPKPFFEMSMTGHSYNIYNAVYAVAHALHAMSSSRVKHSANLDGARMKLQNQEKWQLHHYLRHVSFNNSAGDKISFDNNGQLLAGFDVINWVVSSNQSFHRIKIGRMDLQVPPDEAFTINEEAITWHYWFNQAQPLSTCSESCHPGSSKKVKEGKPFCCYNCIPCPEGKISDKEDMNDCIKCTDEKYPSKNQDTCIPKTVTFLSYEEPLGLSLGCIALSFSLITALVLGTFMKHHGTPIVVANNRDLTYTLLVSLLLCFLSALLFIAKPQKLTCLLQQAVFGIIFSVAVSCVLAKTITVVLAFMATKPGSRMRRWVGKKLATCIVLSFSLIQTGICTVWVVTSPPFQDVDMHSMVEEIVLKCNEGSVTMFYIVLGYMVFLAIASFTVAFFARKLPDSFNEAKFITFSMLVFCSVWLSFVPTYLSTKGKYMVIVEIFSILASCAGLLGCIFSHKCYIIVFKPELNNREQLIRVKHGRI